The following DNA comes from Magnolia sinica isolate HGM2019 chromosome 18, MsV1, whole genome shotgun sequence.
TTGTCAGAGTCACTACAAGTCATTTCGAGTTGGTAGCCCTCTCAAGCTGGCATCAAGTAGGACATAGGATTGAGTTTCCCAGCAACGGCTTAAACTAAAGCCTCATTCAACTTCATATTCATCTCAGATTGGGATGTTACAGCTGAAGTTGTGGGCCATGTGCACCAAAAAGATCATTGGTTGCCATTGCATGAAATCCTAGAAAACCCAAGCTTGAGATTGGGATGGGTCCATACTCtggctccggtggtagactcttaggagtttcaacacctgggcaagggttccagtacccataggtggtgaaattccactacggcgtgagtgtgtgggggttgtgtgcgtgtgttacaaaaaaaacaaaaaaagattgGTTGGGCTCAGGCTGGAAATCATCAACATGAAACCAGGTcgggttgagcttgggttgagCATGCAACATGTATAATTATATATGGGAAACACTACCAAGTTACACCCTAGATGTAACCATATTAACAAGACAGGCTGGTCAGAATTGTAAACAGTGAATTTGAtcattcaatgtggaccatccatcaacaGTTTCAATCTTTTTCCTCAAATCAAGTTGTTAGGATTGTTCAAGTGTCCAAACAACCTGAGTTTTTGGTAGGGTCAtatacatgatggggcccacctgataaaccTCTAATCCTGCATGCACGCCTGGTTCAACACGTGCTGAGCAAGGGTTGCATGGTAAGATTAACATTCATTTTATCTCCATCACTTGAATCCATCCATAGATAGTATAAAATTGTAAACTCAAGCGAAGAAAATCTAAAGAGGCAATGGCTATGAAAGCATATAAATTTCAAACTTGCAATTTACTTGAGAGAAAAAAACATTAAAAGGCTGGACAAAAAACAGACAACTCAGAACTCTTAAGCACTGATTGGGAATTTGGTAATTCTTTTCAGTTCGACCTTCTATGCCGTCATAGAAGCAGATGCACCTCCAGATTGCACCCATGAGATCAAATCTTCTTGGGCAGCAAAGAAACTACCAGGCCTCTCTTCATCCTGCCGAAATGGTGCTGCCACCTTCTTCAAATGCGAAGCGACAGCGCTCGCCAGTCCCTGAGAGAACTTGTGAGTTCCGGCACCGGCATGAACGGAAAACAACTTGGGCAGCTCCTCCTTGCGCTCCACAGCTTTAGAGAGACTCCTCATCCACTCTTGGAACGCCGTATGAGCTGCACCCACCGACAGTGATCTCACATTCAATGCCCATTCATTGACATTCTTGTTGTGCAAACCAGGATACAGGCCATAGAGAGTGCCCAAGTAGAGCAGCTCATGGGCCCGCTCAGGACGATTCTGGTTTCGGCATATATCAATCAAGCAATTGCAGAATGGTCTCCGCGCTTCAACTGCAGCGTCGTTGAGTAAGCCTCTGAACTCCTCTTTAATTTCATTGAAGCCAACTTCCTCTCGCCCTAGCATTTTAACAAACTCAACCAACCTGGGATTAGCCCTCTCCAAACAGTTGAGAACCTTGCCCACCTCGCTGTCCTCACAAAAAGTTACTACCGATAACAAACACCCACAGAGCCGGTCATCAGGCTCCACTCCTCTCTCCATTGAAATCCCAAACACCCTCACCACATCGTCGATCTGCCTGGCTCGCCCCAGACACTGGATCAAACAGGTGCAACCCATCACATTGAGCTTCACGCCACTCTCCGCCATCTCCTCAAACAGCCTCATTGCCTCATCGACCTTCCCCCCGCTGCCATATATATTAAGCATTGCCGTGTAGCTCCAACTGTCGGGCCGACACTGCTTCGACCCCTTCATATCCTCGAAAAGCTGTTCTGCCTCCTCCTCCAACCCAAGATCTGCGCACATGCTCAACAGCGTGTTATACAGAATGAAATCCATTGGCCACCGCTTCAACCTCATCTGCTCCCAAAGCTGCAGAGCATCGCGACCCCACCTCGCCTTACCATAAATCTTAACTAGAGCGGTTAGCGTCTTCTCATTCGGCGTCACCCCGGCCACAACCATCTCCTCGAAAAGACTCCTAGCCAA
Coding sequences within:
- the LOC131233001 gene encoding pentatricopeptide repeat-containing protein At5g46580, chloroplastic; this translates as MAAPTAATTTTPASLHSNFPKYPFLSPPPLKLQTTTTRFTILCHSTKSPPKPPPNLSSSDPNRPSSNSTLSDQLKPLSQTILPSTPPSPSLTSKPISTWANPTKPKPTSLSLQRHRRSPYSHNPHLKDLKLFSHKLNDPDLSPQDFTSTLHSLPHPPTRENALLILNSLRPWPKTLLFLDWIKTQNLFPLETIFYNVAMKSLRHGKQYQLVEDLANEMAQQGIELDNITYSTIITCAKRCGLFDKAIEWFEKMYRTGLVPDEVTYSTVLDVYARMGKVEEVLSLYERGRAGGWKPDPVAFAVLGRMFGEAADYDGIQYVLQEMKAVGVEPNLVVYNTLLEAMGKAGKPGLARSLFEEMVVAGVTPNEKTLTALVKIYGKARWGRDALQLWEQMRLKRWPMDFILYNTLLSMCADLGLEEEAEQLFEDMKGSKQCRPDSWSYTAMLNIYGSGGKVDEAMRLFEEMAESGVKLNVMGCTCLIQCLGRARQIDDVVRVFGISMERGVEPDDRLCGCLLSVVTFCEDSEVGKVLNCLERANPRLVEFVKMLGREEVGFNEIKEEFRGLLNDAAVEARRPFCNCLIDICRNQNRPERAHELLYLGTLYGLYPGLHNKNVNEWALNVRSLSVGAAHTAFQEWMRSLSKAVERKEELPKLFSVHAGAGTHKFSQGLASAVASHLKKVAAPFRQDEERPGSFFAAQEDLISWVQSGGASASMTA